Proteins encoded together in one Solanum lycopersicum chromosome 7, SLM_r2.1 window:
- the LOC101256686 gene encoding uncharacterized protein isoform X1: MILSESSQGNSLMGSVCSCKRDHYADENITRRGFSGRYFKFGSSKWLESSLFLPATCCQFQQSRRPSLMELCICKICKDIDKYRSFSMLPRDISQLIFNHLVDSCSLSDSRIEAFRDCALHDMCMREHTRVNNKWMDVISSQGSSLLSAYISSTEVTDFGLSLLRNCSNLQALGLDCCDKISAPGIKHIAGFTDLKYLSFRKCNGLSAESMESLSGSMKLVKLEFERCPLIHGGFIHLEGLTNLESLTIRNCKFITDSDLKPLAGLVNLKELQISCSDITNVGVSYLRDLYKLVVLNLEGSVVTASCLDYLTALTSLKSLNVNRCHLLDDGCEKFSALSSLKELNLGFNNITDTCLVQLEGMTKLEGLYLDSCRISNDGLAHLAGLTNLEDLNLSFTSVTDSGLKELSGLTSLRSLNLDARQITDSGLAVLTSLTGLTHLDLFGAQITDSGTKYLSYFKNLQSLDLCGGRLTDAGVKNIKDLTSLMLLNLSQNLKLSDTALELLSGLTSLVSLNVSNSRITSDGLQHLKPLKNLRSLYLEYCGVTASEIKKLQATTLPNLVRYRPNE; this comes from the exons ATGATACTGAGTGAGTCTTCTCAAGGGAATTCTTTGATGGGGAGTGTATGTTCATGTAAAAGAGACCACTATGCTGATGAGAACATAACTAGAAGAGGCTTTTCTGGTAGATACTTCAAATTTGGGAGCTCAAAATGGCTAGAGTCCTCCCTCTTTTTGCCCGCTACGTGTTGTCAATTTCAACAAAGTCGTCGTCCGTCCCTCATGGAATTATGCATCTGTAAAATATGCAAG GACATCGACAAATATCGTTCATTTTCAATGCTCCCAAGAGACATAAGCCAGTTGATATTCAACCATCTGGTGGATTCATGCAGCCTTTCTGATAGTCGTATTGAGGCTTTTAGAGATTGCGCCCTGCAT GATATGTGCATGCGAGAACATACAAGAGTAAACAATAAATGGATGGATGTCATTTCTTCACAAGGATCATCATTACTGTCTGCATATATCTCTAGCACTGAGGTTACAGATTTTGGTTTAAGCCTCCTAAGGAATTGCTCAAACCTCCAAGCCTTAGGTTTGGATTGCTGCGACAAAATTTCTGCCCCAGGCATAAAGCACATTGCTG GTTTTACGGATTTGAAATACTTGAGTTTTAGAAAATGCAATGGGCTCAGTGCTGAATCAATGGAAAGTTTATCTGGCTCAATGAAACTAGTCAAGTTGGAATTTGAGCGATGTCCTCTAATTCATGGAGGTTTTATTCATCTTGAAG GTTTGACGAACCTTGAATCTCTCACTATAAGAAACTGCAAATTTATTACGGATTCAGACTTGAAGCCTCTTGCAG GGCTTGTGAATTTGAAGGAACTTCAGATTTCATGTAGCGACATAACAAATGTTGGAGTGTCTTATTTAAGAG ATCTGTACAAACTAGTCGTGCTAAACTTGGAAGGGTCTGTTGTTACTGCGTCATGTTTGGATTACCTCACAG CTCTCACTTCGTTGAAGTCGCTAAATGTCAATAGATGTCACCTTTTAGATGATGGATGTGAGAAGTTTTCGG CACTCAGCAgtttgaaagagttgaatctgGGATTTAACAATATCACGGATACATGTTTGGTACAGTTAGAAG GGATGACAAAATTGGAAGGCCTCTACTTGGATTCTTGTAGGATTAGCAATGATGGTCTTGCTCATTTAGCTG GGTTGACGAATTTGGAGGATCTCAATCTCTCGTTCACCTCAGTAACTGACAGTGGTTTGAAAGAGTTATCTGGATTGACTTCTCTGAGGTCACTTAACCTTGATGCTCGTCAAATTACAGACTCGGGACTTGCAGTTCTCACCA GTTTAACTGGATTGACTCATCTGGATCTTTTTGGTGCTCAGATTACAGATTCCGGGACAAAATATCTGTCAT ATTTCAAAAACCTCCAATCTCTTGACCTCTGTGGTGGTCGGTTGACGGATGCTGGGGTGAAGAACATAAAAGATCTTACTTCTCTGATGTTGCTAAACCTGTCACAGAACTTAAAGCTATCAGATACAGCCTTGGAGCTTCTATCAG GATTGACATCATTGGTTTCTTTGAATGTCTCAAACTCTAGAATTACCAGTGACGGTTTGCAGCACCTGAAGCCTCTCAAGAATTTGCGCTCGCTATACCTAGAATATTGTGGGGTGACCGCATCTgaaatcaagaaacttcaagCTACAACCCTCCCGAATCTTGTGCGATATCGTCCTAATGAATGA
- the LOC101256392 gene encoding protein PHOX1, translating to MGKESWTKLKKIGGKSGESSSPRAFDKDTAVFIAMSKELKDEGNKLFQKRDYEGAMLKYDKAIKLLPRNHIDVSYLRSNIAACYMQMGLSEYPRAIHECNLALEVTPKYSKALLKRARCYEALNRLDLAQRDVNRVLEMEPNNLMATEIAERLKTTIEERGIGVNDIPVDLIPVPEYVEPTFVSSHSKSSKEKALKKKIKKVEEKMVNGKAEEKEFDAGVDLKQTDNRNEERNTEDQNENTDKDQTKEEKVDDKTEGNKAENKTNRKKAKDKSKEKKNKDKIEVNKVKDRFEENKDEDNEERKTEDKLVVEEIISHTTEEEPKRTVKLVFGDDIRWAQVPVDCSILTLREIIGDRFPSLKAVLIKYRDQEGDLVTVTTNEELRWAEASVGHGSIRFYIVEVSPEQDPFYEKIKGVEDDHKYNARHDKIVENGNVETSKELHNGPVCINDWIFQFSNLFKNYVGFESDDYLDLHEVGMKLYSEALEEAITSEEAQYLFSTAGETFQEMAALALFNWGNVHMSRARKRVYLKEDSSGESLLAQIKIAYDWALKEYSKAGERYEEALNIKPNFYEGILALGQQQFEQAKLSWYYTISTGVNLDSWPSTEVLQLYNSAEENMERGMQMWEEAEEQRLNELSSTNKLQKMKSENLFKGISADEASEQAANMMSQINLLWGTMLYERSLMEFKLGLPLWQESLEVAVEKFELAGASPTDIAVMIKNHCSNSTATEGLGFNIDEIVQAWNEMYEAKRWERGVPSFRLEPLLRRRVSKLYHALELA from the exons ATGGGGAAGGAAAGTTGGACAAAGTTGAAAAAGATAGGAGGTAAATCTGGTGAAAGTAGTAGTCCTAGAGCATTTGACAAGGACACAGCAGTTTTCATTGCTATGTCGAAGGAACTTAAGGATGAGGGGAATAAGTTATTTCAGAAAAGGGACTATGAAGGGGCAATGTTGAAGTATGACAAAGCTATAAAGTTGCTTCCGCGGAACCACATAGATGTTTCTTACCTCCGCAGTAATATAGCAGCTTGTTATATGCAGATGGGACTGAGTGAATACCCTAGAGCGATCCATGAGTGCAATTTGGCTCTTGAAGTCACACCGAAATATAGTAAGGCGCTTTTGAAGAGAGCTAGGTGTTATGAGGCTTTGAATAGGCTTGATTTGGCACAGAGAGATGTTAATAGGGTGCTGGAGATGGAGCCTAATAATCTCATGGCTACGGAGATTGCAGAGAGGTTGAAAACAACCATTGAGGAAAGAGGTATTGGTGTGAATGACATTCCGGTAGATTTGATCCCTGTACCGGAATATGTTGAACCAACATTTGTTTCAAGTCACTCCAAATCATCAAAAGAGAAGGCtctaaagaagaaaatcaagaaagtaGAGGAGAAGATGGTTAATGGGAAGGCGGAAGAGAAGGAATTTGATGCCGGAGTTGATTTAAAGCAAACTGACAACAGGAATGAGGAAAGGAACACTGAGGACCAAAATGAAAATACGGATAAAGACCAGACTAAGGAAGAAAAGGTTGATGACAAGACGGAGGGAAATAAAGCTGAGAACAAGACCAACAGAAAGAAAGCTAAGGATAAGAGTAAGGAAAAGAAGAATAAGGACAAGATCGAGGTCAATAAGGTTAAGGATCGGTTTGAGGAGAACAAAGATGAGGACAATGAGGAGAGGAAAACTGAAGATAAATTGGTGGTGGAGGAAATTATTAGTCATACCACAGAAGAAGAGCCAAAAAGAACAGTGAAATTAGTATTTGGGGACGACATAAGATGGGCCCAAGTTCCTGTGGACTGCAGTATCTTGACACTGAGGGAAATCATAGGTGATCGTTTCCCAAGCTTAAAAGCTGTCCTAATCAAGTATAGGGACCAAGAAGGTGACCTGGTTACTGTGACAACAAACGAGGAATTAAGGTGGGCTGAAGCTTCTGTTGGACATGGTTCTATAAGATTCTATATCGTGGAAGTTAGTCCGGAGCAGGATCCTTTCTATGAGAAAATCAAAGGGGTGGAAGACGATCATAAATACAATGCACGACATGATAAGATTGTTGAAAATGGAAATGTGGAAACAAGCAAGGAATTGCATAATGGACCAGTTTGCATTAATGATTGGATCTTCCAGTTCTCTAATTTGTTCAAAAACTATGTTGGATTTGAGTCCGATGATTATCTGGATCTCCATGAAGTTGGAATGAAGCTATACTCTGAGGCTTTGGAAGAGGCAATTACAAGTGAAGAAGCTCAATATCTTTTCAGCACGGCTGGAGAAACATTTCAGGAGATGGCTGCTTTGGCATTGTTCAATTGGGGTAATGTTCATATGTCCAGGGCACGGAAAAGGGTCTACTTGAAAGAAGATAGTTCCGGAGAATCTTTGCTGGCGCAGATAAAAATTGCTTATGATTGGGCTCTAAAAGAATATTCGAAAGCAGGAGAGAGGTATGAAGAGGCAttaaatatcaaaccaaacttCTATGAAGGTATCCTCGCTCTGGGGCAGCAACAGTTTGAGCAGGCAAAACTTTCTTGGTATTATACGATTAGCACTGGTGTCAATCTGGATTCTTGGCCTTCTACTGAGGTTCTGCAGCTTTACAACAGTGCTGAGGAAAATATGGAAAGAGGTATGCAGATGTGGGAGGAGGCAGAGGAACAGCGTCTGAACGAACTATCAAGTACCAACAAATTGCAGAAGATGAAGTCAGAGAATTTGTTTAAAGGAATATCTGCAGATGAAGCTTCTGAGCAAGCTGCAAACATGATGTCTCAGATAAATTTACTATGGGGTACCATGCTATACGAACGATCACTTATGGAGTTCAAACTTGGGCTTCCACTCTGGCAAGAATCTTTGGAGGTTGCTGttgaaaaatttgaattggCCGGAGCTTCTCCAACAGATATTGCTGTTATGATAAAGAATCATTGTTCCAACAGTACAGCGACAGAAG GGCTGGGATTCAATATTGACGAGATAGTGCAGGCATGGAATGAGATGTATGAAGCAAAACGGTGGGAAAGAGGCGTCCCTTCTTTCAGGTTGGAACCGTTGCTTAGGCGGCGAGTTTCCAAGCTGTATCATGCCCTTGAATTAGCATGA
- the LOC101256686 gene encoding uncharacterized protein isoform X3, whose translation MILSESSQGNSLMGSVCSCKRDHYADENITRRGFSGRYFKFGSSKWLESSLFLPATCCQFQQSRRPSLMELCICKICKDIDKYRSFSMLPRDISQLIFNHLVDSCSLSDSRIEAFRDCALHDMCMREHTRVNNKWMDVISSQGSSLLSAYISSTEVTDFGLSLLRNCSNLQALGLDCCDKISAPGIKHIAGFTDLKYLSFRKCNGLSAESMESLSGSMKLVKLEFERCPLIHGGFIHLEGLTNLESLTIRNCKFITDSDLKPLAGLVNLKELQISCSDITNVGVSYLRDLYKLVVLNLEGSVVTASCLDYLTALTSLKSLNVNRCHLLDDGCEKFSALSSLKELNLGFNNITDTCLVQLEGMTKLEGLYLDSCRISNDGLAHLAGLSNLKALELSDTEVGRNGILQLSGLTNLEDLNLSFTSVTDSGLKELSGLTSLRSLNLDARQITDSGLAVLTSLTGLTHLDLFGAQITDSGTKYLSYFKNLQSLDLCGGRLTDAGVKNIKDLTSLMLLNLSQNLKLSDTALELLSGLTSLVSLNVSNSRITSDGLQHLKPLKNLRSLYLEYCGVTASEIKKLQATTLPNLVRYRPNE comes from the exons ATGATACTGAGTGAGTCTTCTCAAGGGAATTCTTTGATGGGGAGTGTATGTTCATGTAAAAGAGACCACTATGCTGATGAGAACATAACTAGAAGAGGCTTTTCTGGTAGATACTTCAAATTTGGGAGCTCAAAATGGCTAGAGTCCTCCCTCTTTTTGCCCGCTACGTGTTGTCAATTTCAACAAAGTCGTCGTCCGTCCCTCATGGAATTATGCATCTGTAAAATATGCAAG GACATCGACAAATATCGTTCATTTTCAATGCTCCCAAGAGACATAAGCCAGTTGATATTCAACCATCTGGTGGATTCATGCAGCCTTTCTGATAGTCGTATTGAGGCTTTTAGAGATTGCGCCCTGCAT GATATGTGCATGCGAGAACATACAAGAGTAAACAATAAATGGATGGATGTCATTTCTTCACAAGGATCATCATTACTGTCTGCATATATCTCTAGCACTGAGGTTACAGATTTTGGTTTAAGCCTCCTAAGGAATTGCTCAAACCTCCAAGCCTTAGGTTTGGATTGCTGCGACAAAATTTCTGCCCCAGGCATAAAGCACATTGCTG GTTTTACGGATTTGAAATACTTGAGTTTTAGAAAATGCAATGGGCTCAGTGCTGAATCAATGGAAAGTTTATCTGGCTCAATGAAACTAGTCAAGTTGGAATTTGAGCGATGTCCTCTAATTCATGGAGGTTTTATTCATCTTGAAG GTTTGACGAACCTTGAATCTCTCACTATAAGAAACTGCAAATTTATTACGGATTCAGACTTGAAGCCTCTTGCAG GGCTTGTGAATTTGAAGGAACTTCAGATTTCATGTAGCGACATAACAAATGTTGGAGTGTCTTATTTAAGAG ATCTGTACAAACTAGTCGTGCTAAACTTGGAAGGGTCTGTTGTTACTGCGTCATGTTTGGATTACCTCACAG CTCTCACTTCGTTGAAGTCGCTAAATGTCAATAGATGTCACCTTTTAGATGATGGATGTGAGAAGTTTTCGG CACTCAGCAgtttgaaagagttgaatctgGGATTTAACAATATCACGGATACATGTTTGGTACAGTTAGAAG GGATGACAAAATTGGAAGGCCTCTACTTGGATTCTTGTAGGATTAGCAATGATGGTCTTGCTCATTTAGCTG GCCTTTCAAACTTGAAAGCTTTGGAGCTGTCTGATACTGAAGTAGGAAGGAATGGAATACTTCAACTCTCTG GGTTGACGAATTTGGAGGATCTCAATCTCTCGTTCACCTCAGTAACTGACAGTGGTTTGAAAGAGTTATCTGGATTGACTTCTCTGAGGTCACTTAACCTTGATGCTCGTCAAATTACAGACTCGGGACTTGCAGTTCTCACCA GTTTAACTGGATTGACTCATCTGGATCTTTTTGGTGCTCAGATTACAGATTCCGGGACAAAATATCTGTCAT ATTTCAAAAACCTCCAATCTCTTGACCTCTGTGGTGGTCGGTTGACGGATGCTGGGGTGAAGAACATAAAAGATCTTACTTCTCTGATGTTGCTAAACCTGTCACAGAACTTAAAGCTATCAGATACAGCCTTGGAGCTTCTATCAG GATTGACATCATTGGTTTCTTTGAATGTCTCAAACTCTAGAATTACCAGTGACGGTTTGCAGCACCTGAAGCCTCTCAAGAATTTGCGCTCGCTATACCTAGAATATTGTGGGGTGACCGCATCTgaaatcaagaaacttcaagCTACAACCCTCCCGAATCTTGTGCGATATCGTCCTAATGAATGA
- the LOC101256985 gene encoding protein S-acyltransferase 24 isoform X2 has translation MFLLLLKVLKLNHFGAYVIWVFLDSIGLGARPDDKGARKVYSCLNKNITSWTDHIWITKKTFKPTHVAAQYGQTAFLYYVVTKWNADPDVPDSDGRSPLHWAAYKGFADCIRLLLFLDAYRGRQDKEGCTPLHWAAIRGHLEACTVLVQAGKKEDLIVTDNTGLTPAQLASDKSHRQVAFFLGNARQLYDKRCDGSTRLGKLSKLGLAPVLCCTIFLLLTTYIHAVILASTLPKLTAAGALFAWLGVFLATAGLVTFYRCSRKDPGYIRRSQHDSQNIKDDEPLLKMEMNHPALIAGNWSQLCSTCKIVRPLRAKHCSTCDRCVEQFDHHCPWVSNCIGKKNKWDFFIFLVLEVLAMVLTGAVTLTRVLTDPAAPSSFGAWLSHAGTHHVGALAFLFADFFLFVGVAVLTGVQASQISHNITTNEMANMMRYSYLRGPGGRFRNPYDHGCKKNCSDFLINGYNEDIECVEESVESEEIGMMQIPHSSSMQNGTGHSHQINGNGHHVINISNNNQNSHQAHVHSAHCSHNVKSKTDSVPVGLGVGLGRNAARAALPS, from the exons ATGTTTCTTTTGCTGCTTAAAGTTCTGAAGCTTAATCATTTTGGTGCATATGTGATTTGGGTTTTTCTGGACAGTATAGGTTTAGGAGCTAGACCTGATGACAAGGGTGCAAGGAAAGTGTATTCTTGcctgaataaaaatataactagTTGGACCGACCATATATGGATCACGAAGAAAACCTTTAAA CCAACACATGTTGCCGCACAGTATGGTCAGACAGCTTTCCTTTACTATGTTGTTACAAAGTGGAATGCTGATCCTGATGTACCTGACAGTGACGGGAGAAGCCCTTTACACTG GGCTGCATACAAGGGTTTTGCTGACTGTATACGCCTTCTACTCTTTCTTGATGCATATCGTGGACGTCAGGATAAAGAGG GTTGTACTCCTCTTCACTGGGCTGCTATTAGGGGTCACCTAGAAGCATGTACGGTGTTGGTGCAGGCAGGGAAGAAGGAAGACCTTATCGTGACAGATAACACTGGCCTTACACCTGCTCAGCTTGCTTCTGACAAGAGTCACAGACAAGTTGCTTTTTTCCTT GGAAACGCTAGGCAGTTATATGACAAACGCTGTGACGGAAGTACCCGGCTTGGCAAACTTTCAAAGCTTGGACTTGCTCCTGTTCTTTGTTGTACAATATTTCTTCTACTTACCACTTACATTCATGCGGTAATTTTGG CTTCAACTTTGCCAAAATTAACTGCTGCTGGCGCACTATTTGCATGGTTGGGAGTTTTCCTTGCTACAGCTGGACTAGTTACATTTTACCGCTGCAGCAG AAAAGATCCAGGTTACATCCGGAGGAGTCAACATGATTCACAAAATATCAAAGATGAT GAACCTTTGCTCAAAATGGAAATGAATCATCCTGCTTTGATTGCTGGGAATTGGTCTCAGCTTTGCTCCACGTGCAAG ATTGTTCGTCCTCTTCGTGCAAAGCATTGTTCAACCTGCGATCGTTGTGTGGAACAATTTGATCATCATTGTCCATGGGTGTCTAATTGCATCGGCAAG AAAAACAAGTGggactttttcatctttcttGTTCTCGAAGTATTGGCAATGGTCTTAACTGGTGCAGTTACTCTTACAA GAGTCTTGACTGATCCAGCAGCTCCATCATCGTTTGGGGCTTGGCTGAGTCATGCCGGTACTCACCATGTTGGTGCTTTAGCATTTTTATTTGCAGACTTCTTTCTCTTCGTTGGAGTGGCAGTCTTAACTGGGGTACAAGCTTCTCAG ATATCACACAACATTACAACAAATGAAATGGCGAATATGATGCGTTACAGTTACCTCAGAGGACCAGGTGGTCGATTCCGTAATCCATATGATCATGGGTGTAAGAAGAACTGTTCAGATTTCTTGATAAATGGTTACAACGAAGACATTGAGTGTGTTGAAGAATCGGTTGAGTCCGAAGAGATTGGAATGATGCAGATTCCTCACAGTTCAAGTATGCAAAACGGCACCGGCCATTCTCATCAGATCAATGGAAATGGCCATCATGTTATCAATATAAGCAACAATAACCAGAACTCACACCAGGCCCATGTTCATTCTGCCCATTGTAGTCATAATGTGAAGAGCAAAACTGATTCTGTACCTGTGGGTTTGGGTGTTGGCTTAGGAAGAAACGCCGCGCGTGCCGCGCTACCTTCATAA
- the LOC101256686 gene encoding uncharacterized protein isoform X4: MILSESSQGNSLMGSVCSCKRDHYADENITRRGFSGRYFKFGSSKWLESSLFLPATCCQFQQSRRPSLMELCICKICKDIDKYRSFSMLPRDISQLIFNHLVDSCSLSDSRIEAFRDCALHDMCMREHTRVNNKWMDVISSQGSSLLSAYISSTEVTDFGLSLLRNCSNLQALGLDCCDKISAPGIKHIAGLTNLESLTIRNCKFITDSDLKPLAGLVNLKELQISCSDITNVGVSYLRDLYKLVVLNLEGSVVTASCLDYLTALTSLKSLNVNRCHLLDDGCEKFSALSSLKELNLGFNNITDTCLVQLEGMTKLEGLYLDSCRISNDGLAHLAGLTNLEDLNLSFTSVTDSGLKELSGLTSLRSLNLDARQITDSGLAVLTSLTGLTHLDLFGAQITDSGTKYLSYFKNLQSLDLCGGRLTDAGVKNIKDLTSLMLLNLSQNLKLSDTALELLSGLTSLVSLNVSNSRITSDGLQHLKPLKNLRSLYLEYCGVTASEIKKLQATTLPNLVRYRPNE, translated from the exons ATGATACTGAGTGAGTCTTCTCAAGGGAATTCTTTGATGGGGAGTGTATGTTCATGTAAAAGAGACCACTATGCTGATGAGAACATAACTAGAAGAGGCTTTTCTGGTAGATACTTCAAATTTGGGAGCTCAAAATGGCTAGAGTCCTCCCTCTTTTTGCCCGCTACGTGTTGTCAATTTCAACAAAGTCGTCGTCCGTCCCTCATGGAATTATGCATCTGTAAAATATGCAAG GACATCGACAAATATCGTTCATTTTCAATGCTCCCAAGAGACATAAGCCAGTTGATATTCAACCATCTGGTGGATTCATGCAGCCTTTCTGATAGTCGTATTGAGGCTTTTAGAGATTGCGCCCTGCAT GATATGTGCATGCGAGAACATACAAGAGTAAACAATAAATGGATGGATGTCATTTCTTCACAAGGATCATCATTACTGTCTGCATATATCTCTAGCACTGAGGTTACAGATTTTGGTTTAAGCCTCCTAAGGAATTGCTCAAACCTCCAAGCCTTAGGTTTGGATTGCTGCGACAAAATTTCTGCCCCAGGCATAAAGCACATTGCTG GTTTGACGAACCTTGAATCTCTCACTATAAGAAACTGCAAATTTATTACGGATTCAGACTTGAAGCCTCTTGCAG GGCTTGTGAATTTGAAGGAACTTCAGATTTCATGTAGCGACATAACAAATGTTGGAGTGTCTTATTTAAGAG ATCTGTACAAACTAGTCGTGCTAAACTTGGAAGGGTCTGTTGTTACTGCGTCATGTTTGGATTACCTCACAG CTCTCACTTCGTTGAAGTCGCTAAATGTCAATAGATGTCACCTTTTAGATGATGGATGTGAGAAGTTTTCGG CACTCAGCAgtttgaaagagttgaatctgGGATTTAACAATATCACGGATACATGTTTGGTACAGTTAGAAG GGATGACAAAATTGGAAGGCCTCTACTTGGATTCTTGTAGGATTAGCAATGATGGTCTTGCTCATTTAGCTG GGTTGACGAATTTGGAGGATCTCAATCTCTCGTTCACCTCAGTAACTGACAGTGGTTTGAAAGAGTTATCTGGATTGACTTCTCTGAGGTCACTTAACCTTGATGCTCGTCAAATTACAGACTCGGGACTTGCAGTTCTCACCA GTTTAACTGGATTGACTCATCTGGATCTTTTTGGTGCTCAGATTACAGATTCCGGGACAAAATATCTGTCAT ATTTCAAAAACCTCCAATCTCTTGACCTCTGTGGTGGTCGGTTGACGGATGCTGGGGTGAAGAACATAAAAGATCTTACTTCTCTGATGTTGCTAAACCTGTCACAGAACTTAAAGCTATCAGATACAGCCTTGGAGCTTCTATCAG GATTGACATCATTGGTTTCTTTGAATGTCTCAAACTCTAGAATTACCAGTGACGGTTTGCAGCACCTGAAGCCTCTCAAGAATTTGCGCTCGCTATACCTAGAATATTGTGGGGTGACCGCATCTgaaatcaagaaacttcaagCTACAACCCTCCCGAATCTTGTGCGATATCGTCCTAATGAATGA
- the LOC101256686 gene encoding uncharacterized protein isoform X2, whose product MILSESSQGNSLMGSVCSCKRDHYADENITRRGFSGRYFKFGSSKWLESSLFLPATCCQFQQSRRPSLMELCICKICKDIDKYRSFSMLPRDISQLIFNHLVDSCSLSDSRIEAFRDCALHDMCMREHTRVNNKWMDVISSQGSSLLSAYISSTEVTDFGLSLLRNCSNLQALGLDCCDKISAPGIKHIAGLTNLESLTIRNCKFITDSDLKPLAGLVNLKELQISCSDITNVGVSYLRDLYKLVVLNLEGSVVTASCLDYLTALTSLKSLNVNRCHLLDDGCEKFSALSSLKELNLGFNNITDTCLVQLEGMTKLEGLYLDSCRISNDGLAHLAGLSNLKALELSDTEVGRNGILQLSGLTNLEDLNLSFTSVTDSGLKELSGLTSLRSLNLDARQITDSGLAVLTSLTGLTHLDLFGAQITDSGTKYLSYFKNLQSLDLCGGRLTDAGVKNIKDLTSLMLLNLSQNLKLSDTALELLSGLTSLVSLNVSNSRITSDGLQHLKPLKNLRSLYLEYCGVTASEIKKLQATTLPNLVRYRPNE is encoded by the exons ATGATACTGAGTGAGTCTTCTCAAGGGAATTCTTTGATGGGGAGTGTATGTTCATGTAAAAGAGACCACTATGCTGATGAGAACATAACTAGAAGAGGCTTTTCTGGTAGATACTTCAAATTTGGGAGCTCAAAATGGCTAGAGTCCTCCCTCTTTTTGCCCGCTACGTGTTGTCAATTTCAACAAAGTCGTCGTCCGTCCCTCATGGAATTATGCATCTGTAAAATATGCAAG GACATCGACAAATATCGTTCATTTTCAATGCTCCCAAGAGACATAAGCCAGTTGATATTCAACCATCTGGTGGATTCATGCAGCCTTTCTGATAGTCGTATTGAGGCTTTTAGAGATTGCGCCCTGCAT GATATGTGCATGCGAGAACATACAAGAGTAAACAATAAATGGATGGATGTCATTTCTTCACAAGGATCATCATTACTGTCTGCATATATCTCTAGCACTGAGGTTACAGATTTTGGTTTAAGCCTCCTAAGGAATTGCTCAAACCTCCAAGCCTTAGGTTTGGATTGCTGCGACAAAATTTCTGCCCCAGGCATAAAGCACATTGCTG GTTTGACGAACCTTGAATCTCTCACTATAAGAAACTGCAAATTTATTACGGATTCAGACTTGAAGCCTCTTGCAG GGCTTGTGAATTTGAAGGAACTTCAGATTTCATGTAGCGACATAACAAATGTTGGAGTGTCTTATTTAAGAG ATCTGTACAAACTAGTCGTGCTAAACTTGGAAGGGTCTGTTGTTACTGCGTCATGTTTGGATTACCTCACAG CTCTCACTTCGTTGAAGTCGCTAAATGTCAATAGATGTCACCTTTTAGATGATGGATGTGAGAAGTTTTCGG CACTCAGCAgtttgaaagagttgaatctgGGATTTAACAATATCACGGATACATGTTTGGTACAGTTAGAAG GGATGACAAAATTGGAAGGCCTCTACTTGGATTCTTGTAGGATTAGCAATGATGGTCTTGCTCATTTAGCTG GCCTTTCAAACTTGAAAGCTTTGGAGCTGTCTGATACTGAAGTAGGAAGGAATGGAATACTTCAACTCTCTG GGTTGACGAATTTGGAGGATCTCAATCTCTCGTTCACCTCAGTAACTGACAGTGGTTTGAAAGAGTTATCTGGATTGACTTCTCTGAGGTCACTTAACCTTGATGCTCGTCAAATTACAGACTCGGGACTTGCAGTTCTCACCA GTTTAACTGGATTGACTCATCTGGATCTTTTTGGTGCTCAGATTACAGATTCCGGGACAAAATATCTGTCAT ATTTCAAAAACCTCCAATCTCTTGACCTCTGTGGTGGTCGGTTGACGGATGCTGGGGTGAAGAACATAAAAGATCTTACTTCTCTGATGTTGCTAAACCTGTCACAGAACTTAAAGCTATCAGATACAGCCTTGGAGCTTCTATCAG GATTGACATCATTGGTTTCTTTGAATGTCTCAAACTCTAGAATTACCAGTGACGGTTTGCAGCACCTGAAGCCTCTCAAGAATTTGCGCTCGCTATACCTAGAATATTGTGGGGTGACCGCATCTgaaatcaagaaacttcaagCTACAACCCTCCCGAATCTTGTGCGATATCGTCCTAATGAATGA